The nucleotide window AGGTGAGTGTCATGTCGCTCCTTCACACGCGCCCCGGCAACGGGCACGCGACGAGTGCTTCGCCTAACAAGCGTAAACTTACATGTGTAATGATCAAGTAAACCGCCCGGGGTGGCGGTTGAGCGCCCGAGGGGCCCGCGACCCGGCCCCGCGCACGCGAAGAAGCCCGGCGGCGTCGGTACGCGGCCGGGCTCGGCGGGGGCTTCTGGGAGGGGGCGGAGGGGCGGCCCTCGGCGTTCCGGCGGCGGGCGCGTCGTCAACGCCCCGGCGTCGTCAACGCCCCGGCGTCGTCAGCGTTCCAGCAGCAGATGCAGGATCTCGTCCACGAACCGGTCCAGCCGGCTGGTGTCCTTCTGGCTCGGCATGACCTGCCAGATCATCACCCGCCCGTGGATCGCCGACCACAACACGTACGGCGCCTGGGCGCGCTCACCGCGCACCCGCCAGCCCGCCTCCTCGCAGGCGGTCAGCGCGTCGTGCCAACTGCGCACCAGCACCCCGGCCGGATGCCCCGCCAGCCGCTCCGGCCCCACCGGGGTCTGCCGGGTCTCGTACAGCAGCCGGTAGGTCGCCGGGTGCTCGACGGCGTAACGGCAGTAGGCACGCAACTGGGCCCGGAGCCGGGCCACGGGGAGTTCGTGATCGGCCGCCTCACGCGGGGCGGACGGCGGTGGTGTGCGGTCGGCCTGCGCCGCGGCCTCGGTCATCGCGTGGGCCAGCCGCTCGTAGTTGACCTCCAGCGTCGCCCACACCAACTCCGTCTTGTCGGAGAAGTGCCGGTAGATGCTGGGCGCGGCGACACCCGCCTCACGGGCCACGGCACGCAACGACAAGGCGTCCTCGCTGCCCACCTGCTCCAGCAGCCGCTCCGTCGCGCGCAGCAGCTCACCCCGGAGCCGGTCGCCCTGCCCGCGCGGATTGCGGGCCCGTACGGCCGCGCGTTCCGTCACCGCCACCCGCCCTTTCCTCGACTCGTCCGACGTTCCCGGCGCCGCCCGCCGGACGGCCCCGCACCCACCATTGTCCGGTACGGCGCCCTCCCCAGCCTTTCACACCGGCCCGCACACCCCCTCACCAGGGACGACGACGCGCCCGGGACCGCCCCGTCAACCGGGCCGACGACCCGTCAGATACGCCGTCGGCGGGGAACACCACGGGTTGGCCCCCGCTCCGGGGACCGCGCAGTGCACCACCGCGCCCCGCTCGGCCGCGGTACGCGCCACCAGCG belongs to Streptantibioticus cattleyicolor NRRL 8057 = DSM 46488 and includes:
- a CDS encoding TetR family transcriptional regulator codes for the protein MTERAAVRARNPRGQGDRLRGELLRATERLLEQVGSEDALSLRAVAREAGVAAPSIYRHFSDKTELVWATLEVNYERLAHAMTEAAAQADRTPPPSAPREAADHELPVARLRAQLRAYCRYAVEHPATYRLLYETRQTPVGPERLAGHPAGVLVRSWHDALTACEEAGWRVRGERAQAPYVLWSAIHGRVMIWQVMPSQKDTSRLDRFVDEILHLLLER